One Fontisphaera persica DNA window includes the following coding sequences:
- a CDS encoding WXG100 family type VII secretion target, producing MPQAIMDPEDVRRFAEELQRFNRDLQNRLSSLQARFAALGETWQDQEQVKFADEFKQTLKALKRFIEVADQHVPYLMRKAQRIQEYLNQR from the coding sequence ATGCCGCAAGCCATCATGGATCCAGAGGACGTGAGGCGCTTTGCCGAAGAGCTGCAGCGCTTCAATCGTGATTTACAAAACCGGCTCAGCTCACTCCAGGCCCGCTTTGCCGCCCTTGGCGAGACCTGGCAGGACCAGGAGCAGGTGAAATTTGCCGATGAATTCAAACAGACCCTCAAGGCGCTCAAGCGCTTCATCGAGGTGGCCGACCAGCACGTGCCCTACCTCATGCGCAAGGCCCAGCGCATTCAGGAGTATCTGAATCAGCGTTAA